The genomic DNA TCGTGAATGCTGAACAAAAAGCACCAGTTGCTAAAGCTGAGACACAGAGTGTGACTGCATCTAAAACAGCTGCCTAATCTAAAAATCCATAAAAAAACCAGACAAAACAAATGTGGTCTGGTTTTTTTATCAGCATAAATTGGCATTTTGTTCACCAGCTTATGTTTGATCAGAACATCGTTTTAATCTGTCATTTCATCACTTTCTTTGCAAAATAACAGGACAGCTAAAGCCTGATCAGCAGATTTCTGCTCTCTCCTGCCAAAAAATTGCTTATTTTTTATTTAAAATTTACATTTTTTGCAAATTATGTCTATAAATACTCAAAAACTGACATTTTTTTTCATGCTTTTTTTTACTAAATACATATAATCAAAACAATTAAATAAATAATTCACTCAAGAAGAAGTGTGTATATGCAAGAACTTCAAGCACTGATTCAAGGCAAGATTACTCCGCAAACGATCAACACCGATCAGTTGATCATGCTTGCTGAGCATTACTCCCAGCCCACGTCTGCAGAATATAAGTTACTTGAACTCGCGATTAATATCGTATTGGCAAGTTATCTAGAAAAAGCGCAAAAGCATCTCTAGAGGTGAGATCAGCACATGAATGTCTTAGAAAAAGCCAAGCTGATTCAAGAATTAAATCAACTCATCGATGGCTTGGAACAACGTTCCTTATCTTTCTTTGAAATTGCCCGCTCAAAAGCCAGGATAAAAGACATTTTTGCTTTATGTGATGAACCGATTTTTAAAAAACAGATTTTACAATTTAAATCCCATAGCCAGCCCGAAAAAGCAGCTACAGATTTCGCCGCTCAAACCCTGTTTCAGCTCTCTTTTCGTGGCGTATTTCAGCAAGGTAAAGCGCTAGAGCAAGCCCTTTATCAACATCCTGATTTTGGCTGGGCTATTTTGCATGATCCTCAACTCGGTTGGCAAATCTGGTTAATTCCGGCAGCAAATCGTACAGCCCTGATCAGCGAATGGGAAAATCTGGATGATGCCTATCACTGGATGCTGCAACAACAACAGAACTATGGTTGCCTAAAAACAGACTACGAACTCAAACAGATTCAAAATTTGATTGTACCAAAGCTAACGAGTGTTTTAACTGAGACTGAGACCAATCTAACTGTAGCTGCTGATGAGCTTCAAACCATTGCTGAACATGAACAATCCAATTTAATGGATTTATCCATAACTGAGCTGTATTCAGATCAAGAGCCGATAGCCACTGAAACATCTGCGCAGCAAAGCCAGCAGCCTGCCGAGATTCAGCAACCGTCTTCAGCTGTAGAACCTGATCTACCGATGGCGGCTTCTACGCTCGCCCACACCGATATAGAGAATACAGCGGCTCCGTCATCTATCATCAAAGATGTTGCAGAAACCCTGCAACTCAATCAATATGTCGCCCGTATTCATTCGCTACCTGGCGAAGAAGCCTCATTACAGCAGCTATATCGTTTAGACATTCCCAGCCTGCCAGAAATTGCCCCGTATCTAGATTTACTGTTACATGGTGCAGACCTGGAAAAATGGCAGCATTACCCAATTTATCTGGCAGAGCAGATCAATCAGCAAGGTTGTTTTGTTCGATATTTGGCATTACTGGGTGCAGAAAACCAGACGCAGGCCATGCAGTTCATGCCATTATTGAATAATGCTGAGCAATATGCCCTGGCTGCAATCAAGACAATTCCCTGGATAGACTTGGCCGATCATTTTAACTCTATTGAAGCCCTGTTTGATGTCTATACGCATAAAGCCATTTGCATCTGGCATGATGAAAACTATATGCCATTTATTCCTGCACAACTGATTCAAACCCAAAAAATTATTCAGCTGGATGAAAGTGCCGCCGATATTAAAACACCGCTACTTTTACTCAAAGAACGGCAAAAAATACGGCTTATTCATGGGCACAAACGTTTAGCCCTGTCACAGAATGAATCGGCCTATCCTTATTTTTTATTGGAACGCCATCATGGCATTAGCTGGCAAATGATTCAGATGATTACTGCTCAATTCAGTTCCCCGATTAATTGCCGGGAATTATATAAAGAGATTCAAAAGCATATTTCAAATTAAGTTTTTATTTTTTGTAGCAAGAGCTTGCTTTTTAGTGTGATTTTTTACCAGACTAGTCATCATCAGACAATATAAGAGCAAGGATATGCGGAAAAAAAAATTATCTCTATTAAGCCCCCTCTTATGTGTGTTGATCTCTGGACTCATGTCTACTGTCAGCTGGTCAAACTCAGCTGAAACCGGGGTTGATCAACAAAAGCTTAACGCAACAGAAACAGATTTTAATTTGCTCAGTCAGATTCCAAGCCTGATTGATGCGATGCCGACAGTTTTACCGCAACAGTCAGATGCAGTGATTGTCCCTCCGATCCAGGCCACTGAAAAACAAAGCTGGCTAGACCGTAAACAACATGAAATCCGCAACTGGACAGACCGTAGCTCCCATAAAATAGATCAATGGTTTGGGCAACCCGATCCAAATGATCCAGCTTCAGCAACCCTACGCCTGATTATCGATAACAGCTGGAATAAACATGATGGTTATGAAGTTAGCCCACGTCTGCGCGGAAAAATTAAACTTCCAACCTTGGAACGTAAAATCAGTTTGGTATTCGGTGATGACTCTTTAGATAACGAACTGAACAATAATGTTGCTATTACCGATGAAAATCCAGGTAGCACCAGTAGTAAAGCTTTAGACCGTGAACGAACACAAGAAAGTAACAGTTCCTTGGCCTTGCGTTGGTCGGATTTTTCCAAACGGCTGCCTTTTGAAACCGATCTGGATTTGGGGATTCGTTCAGGGGATGATATTTATGTAAGACTTAAAGCGTCCAGAGACTGGCAACTGGAAAATGATTTCAGATTTCATGCCGAACAGATTTACCGCTATGGCATAGATAGTGAAAACTACTTGCGAACCAATCTGGAACTTACCCATGCACGGCCGAATCAGCCGTTTTTATCCAATCAGCTCAGCCTGACCTATGCCGACAAGCAAGATGACGATGTCACTTGGGATAATTATCTATTCAGACAACATCAATTTTTCCAGAATAACCGTTTTGCTTATGGCTTATATACCGGCGGTTTTTATAATAATAACGACCTTCGCCTGAACAGTTGGGGACCCTATATTTCATGGCGGCAACCTTTTGTGCGTGAATGGTTTTTTCTACAGGGCGATTTAAACTATCTCAATGACCATCGTGAAGATCGCAGCCATTTCCTCGGTGTATTAGTGCGTATGGAAGCATTGTTCTAGTGCGGAGCAATAAACAAATTGGGCCATCAATACACCTATTTTCTGCAATAAAAAACCTCCCGAAGGAGGTTTTTTGCTTAACGCGAAAAGGACTTATTTCAGCAATAAACTGTTAATACGTTTTACATAGGCTGCAGGGTCATCAGGCAAACCGCCTTCAGCAATCACTGCCTGGTCAAAAATCACATTGGCCAGGTCATCAAACTGGTTCGATCCTTCCAGCTTTTTCACCAGCGGATGTTCAGGGTTAATTTCCAGGATTGGTTTTGATTCAGGAACCGCCTGACCAGCCTGTTTCAGCATGCGAATCAATTGTGGAGACAGCTCACCTTCGCCTGTCACCAAACATGCCGGTGAATCGACCAAACGAGTCGTCACACGCACTTGTTGGGCTTTGGCTTTGAGAGAATCCGAAAGCTTGTCCACCACAGGCTTAAACTGTTCAGCTGCTACTTCCAGTGCTTTCTTCTCTTCAGCATCCTGCAAATCACCCAAGTCTACTGCACCCTTGGACACGTTTTGCATTGGCGTTCCATCGAATTCATGAATGAACTCCATCGCCCATTCATCTACACGGTCCGCCATTAACAGCACTTCAATACCTTTTTTCTTGAACAGCTCCAGCTGTGGCGAATTCTTCGCAGCACTGAGGCTTTCCGCAGTCACGTAATAAATGGCTTTTTGCCCTTCTTTCATGCGTGCTTTGTAATCTGCCAATGACGTTGAAATTTCATCATTGCTGGAAGTCGAGAAGCGCAATAATTTTAAGATCCGTTCACGGTTACCAAAGTCTTCACCCAAACCTTCCTTAATCACCGAACCAAATTCAGCATAGAACGTTTTGAATTTCTCCTGGTCTTTTTCATCTTCAGACTTCGCCAAAGCATCCAGCATGGTCAGCACACGGCGTGCATTCCCTTCGCGAATGGTTTTCACGTCACGGCTTTCTTGCAGCAATTCACGGCTAACATTGAGTGGAAGATCGGCACTATCCACCACCCCTTGCACAAAACGCAAATAGTTTGGAATCAGGTTATCTGCTTCATCCATAATAAACACGCGTTTGACATATAGCTTGATGCCGGCTTTGGCTTCACGGGTAAAGAGGTTACTTGCAGCCTTGCTTGGAATATAAAGCAATTGTGTGTATTCCGTGCTGCCTTCTACACGGTTATGGGTCCAGGCCAAAGGTGCATCAAAGTCATGACTGAGATTCTTGTAGAATTCGGTATATTGCTCGTCAGTGATCTCGTTTTTATTGCGGGTCCAAAGTGCGCTGGCAGAGTTAATGGCTTCCCATTCATCTGTTTTTACCATCTGACCTGGCTTAGCTTCTTCCCCCTCAGCCACTTCTTCTTGCTGCCAGATTTCTTTTTGCATTTCAATTGGCAGGCTAATATGGTCAGAATATTTATTGATGATTTGCTTAACTTTATAAGATTCTAAATACTCCAGTACATTGTCACGCAAATGCAAAATAATGTCTGTTCCACGTGAAGCCTTGTTAATCTGTTCAACTTCAAAATCACCTGTGCCAGTGCTAATCCAGCGTACACCGTCAGCGACATCAGCAGCGGCATGGCGCGATTCCACGGTAATCTTTTCAGCCACAATAAAGCCTGAATAGAAACCGACACCAAACTGGCCAATCAACTGCGCATCCGCTTTTTGATCTCCTGACAATTTAGACATGAAGTCCTTGGTGCCTGATTTGGCAATGGTGCCCAGATTATCAATCGCTTCCTGTTGAGTCAGACCAATACCGTTGTCGGAAATAGTGAGGGTTTTATTTTCTTTATCCAGACTGACACGTACATGCAAGTCAGGGTCATTTTCATAATATTCAGGATGGTTAATCCCTTCAAAACGCAACTTGTCACAGGCATCTGAAGCGTTCGAGATCAGTTCTCGCAGAAAAATTTCAGGGTTTGAATAGAGAGAATGCGTCACCAAATGCAATAGCTGCGCTACTTCCGCCTGGAAACTATGTTTTTGTGCGCTTTGTTCGCTCATAAATCACTCCTTAAATTCATTACATGGTTTTTATTGGATGCTTAATGAATGGAGTAAGTTAAAGAATTTTCAATAGGGTCAAATAAATTTTTCTTAAAAAGGCCCTTGTTGATACACACGCTCCATATACAAATTCAGCTTTTGCTGGCGCATTTTATACACTTCAGTTAAACAGCGGCTTGAATTGCCACATTGGTCACGCAACTGTAACCATTTGACCTGCTCATCCTGAATGACACCACGTGTTCCCATCGGTACCAGACGCTTAATAATATTGTAGGTGGTGGCCATTTTGACATCGGCATCATTAATGGCACGGTGCTCGCAAATGGCATGTTCAGTTGACGTTTCTGCTTTGTCACAATTAAAACTGGCTGCATAAACCGAGCCACTTAAAAAACTAAAAAAGACCACACCATACAGAGTGAATAATTTCATGATTCTTCCTGCTTTTTTAGCTTATTGTAGACTCTCAACTTAAACGCATTTTTAATGATTAAACAGGATAAAAGTGCTCAATTTATGTACTTTATTGTGACTGAATGATGAAATAAAAAATCCCCATCAGAGATGGGGATTTTGGCGCTGATTTATTGTTTTTATTTTATATCTATTTTTATTTTAGAATTTGTAGCTATAGCCAATAGTGTACACAAGTGGATCAATATCCAAATCAAATTTAGTAGGAGTAGTACCGCCTGCTTTAACTGTTACTTCAGGGCTAATTTTCGCATAACGTACGTCAGCAAATACACCCCAGTTTTTCGCATCTGCTGGTTTAAAGTTCAATCCAACTTGACCTGCAAAACCAAAGTCTTCTTTAACTTTAACATCAGTACCAGTTAAAGGACCACGTTCGCTTTCATCCCAAGCAATGAATGCTGTACCACCCACACCAATGTATGGTGTGAAGCCAGTTGAGTTTTTAAAATTATATTTCACTGTCAAGGTAGGTGGTAACTGTTTAATTTTTACAGCGTTATCTCCATTCAACAACACATCATGACTAATTGGTGTTGCAAGAAGTAATTCAGTTGAAATATTGTCATTGAAGAAATATTCCACGGAAGGCGTGAATGCATATTCATCATCAGCTTCTACTTTAGCTGCGCCACCTAAAATACTTGTGTCTCCAGTTGGAGCAACTACAGAACCACCCACTTTAACCTGCCATTGACCTGCCATTGCAGAAGCAGACATCCCCATTAACGCGATAAGAGCAACTTGTTTTAACATTTTAAATCACCTCTAGAAGGATAATTACTACAAAATTTAAACATTAATTAATAATAAACATGCCTATTATTAATATGCAATAGCCATTAATTATTTTAAATTTATTTATTTTTAAACTATTGAAAATATTAGTTATTTATTTTAATCAGATCAACATAGTTGGTTTTTAATACCAACCATGTTAATCAGATTAATGATTATATTCCAAGTATATTGCTTGGTTTTATTATATTAATTATTTAATAACATTTATTTTAAATACATGTTTTAAAATAAGCAATAAAATGAATTAAAAATTCATTAAAGTACCATTGCAGCAATCCAGCCAAATACCAATAATGGAATATTAAAATGGATAAATGTTGGAACAACCGTATCCCAAATATGATCATGCTGACCATCTACACCCAGACCTGCAGTTGGACCTAAAGTTGAGTCTGAAGCTGGAGAGCCGGCATCACCCAATGCTGCTGCGGTACCAATCAAGGCCACAGTAGCCAATGGAGAAAAGCCAAATTGTATGCACAGCGGTACATAAATCACTGCCAATACCGGTACACTGGAGAATGATGAACCAATCCCGATGGTTACGAACAAACCAATAAACAGCATCAGGAATGCAGCCAAGGCTTTGTTGTCACCAATCAGATGCACTACCCCATTCACCAGACTATTGATGTCACCAGTATGCGTCATCACCGAAGCAAAACCAGCCGCAGAAATCATAATGAAGCCGACCAATGCCATCATGCGCATGCCTTGAACGAAGACATCATCGGCCTCTTGCCATTTGAAGATACCCGCAGCAGACAGTACCGCAAAACCGACCAGTCCACCCAAGATCATCGAGCCTGAATACAGCTGGGCAACCAAAGTCAAGGAAATCGCGAGTAGTGCCATAAAGATGGTTTTTTTCGCGATGACTGGCGCTTGTTCTGCTTCATGTTTGAGTTCTTCGGCATCCGCTTGCAGACTCACTTCGCCCGCACGAATTGGCTTGTCCAGATCGATGGTGGTCACACGAGCAACCGCACGATCAATATAATGACGTGGTTTGCGATAGCTGAAAAATACAGCAGTCAACGTACCGATCAGCATGCCAATGACCGGAATAGCCATCCCCATCGGCATCATCCAGCGCTCTACATGCAAGCCATAGGCTGCACCAATTTTATTGATGTTGCCCATCAAAATTTGTTCAAGGAAAATGGAACCAAAACCGACTGGCAGGAAAATGTAGGTTCCGACCAACCCCATGGTCAGTACACATGCTGCCGCACGACGGTCTAAATTCATGTGATTCATAACCTTAAGTAAAGGAGGAACCAAGACCGGAATAAAGGCGATATGCACAGGAATCAGGTTTTGAGAAAAAATGGCTGCAACCAGTAAAATGCTTAACAGTAAATATTTTACTTTTCTGGTTTTTTGATGCGTGGCTTCCGCACCCAGCAAACCAATTAATTTATGTGCCAAAAGATCAGGCAAGCCTGATTTTGACAAGGCCAAAGCAAAAGCACCCAATACCGCATAAGCCAGGGCAACTTCTGCCCCATCACCCAGACCCGCATTAAATGCAGTTACAGTATCCGACAAACTTAGACCTGCAACCAAGCCACCAATAATCGCTGAAATGACCAAAGTCAAGACAACAGAAACTCGTGCCAGTGAGAGTATAAACATCACGGCAATCGCAATTACTACTGCATTCATGAAAATTTTAAGGAAGATAAAAAGCCGTTATTTTAACAGATGCACCCTTTTGAAACTGTAAATAAATCGGCTCAGTCAAAAAACAACAAGAAATTGATTTTAATTAAAATTTATATCAAAAAGAATTGTTCAATTATTTTTTAGCGCAAATTTTTTGATATATTCTGCGACCAACTCTGCTTGGCTCAATATTGCCCAATGGTTAGCATCTATTTCTACATGCTGAAAATTTTCTGCCCATTTCGGCATTTCATCAATCAGTTCCGGACTGACAAAATTGTCTCTTTTCAGCACAATCGCCTGCACCGGACAAACAGCAAAACGCTGACGTGGTTGGGTTAAACGTGGGATGAAGTTGGCACGATACAGTCCAATACCATGTTTTCCATCTGCAGCAATATGGCTGTTTAAAGGTAAATCTTTTTGCTGCTCTAACTGTTGCAAAACTTTGTCCCATTTTTCAGGCGTAAATAAAGTCCAGATGACTGGCGCCAACAAGGGCAATTGAAACACCGCGATATACCAGGATTTAGTCAGCTGTTTAAAAAACCTGGGCTTATTTTGTTTAAATTGCTGACGCATCCAGAAAGCGGTATGATCCAGACAGGGCCCGGAAATAGTACTATAAGATAAAATTCGCCCCCGAAACTTCGGCTCAGTCACCGATTCCCAAGACTGGATTGAACCCCAGTCATGTGCTGCCAAGTGAAAAGGATGGTCTTCCAATACGGTATTGACCACACTTTCCAGATCTAAAGATAACTGTTCCAGCCGATAGTCACGAATCCGTTTCGGAATGGAGGATTTCCCTGCACCGCGTACATCATAGCTCAACACATAAAAATCTTGAATCAGCTGCTGAATGACCAGCTCCCAAACTTCCTGATTATCCGGATAGCCATGAACCAGGACTAAAGCAGGGTTTGCCTCATTGCCCCATGTTTTCACATAAAGCCGCTGCTGATCTGAAGTAGTCACCCATTGTGTTTGTGCTTGCATATATTTTTATCCTATTCTTTTATTGCCTATTTATTGCAGAATCTGGGCAATCCGATCAATGCCAGCCTGATCATTGTGTTTTAGTATGTTCTGAAGCCGAAAAATAATAATTGACCCAAATGAGCCTTTTCAAAAAACTACAGACAATTCCTGCTATCTCTAAATTTTTATTAAATCGCTATGCACCTTACCGCGGTGCAGGGATTGAAATCGATAAGGTGGATCTGGCGAATTACCATATTCGCATCAAAATGCCTTTAACCCGTAAAAATCAAAATGTTGTCGGTGTACATTTTGGCGGCAGTTTATATGCAATGGTCGATCCTTTATATATGCTGATTTTGATGCATCATTTGGGTTCAAAATACATTGTGTGGGATAAATCTGCATCCATACAATTTCTCTCACCTGGTCGTGGTACGGTGTATGCCGATATTCGTCTCGATCCAACAGAAATTGACCAGATTAAGCGACTTGCTGAAAATCACGCCCCGGTATACCGAAACTATCATGTAAATATTTTTGATGAATCGGGCGTACGGATTGCCGAGGTAGAAAAAACCATCTATATCCGCCGAAAAAAACCAAAGGCCAGCCATAATTGACAAAAAAGCGCCTGATTAACAAGCGCTTTTTATCAAATTTTTAAACTTCATTAACGTTTTTTCTCTTCAATGGCTGCACCTGCTCCACCACCAATGGCACCACCAATGGCAGCTCCGGCATTACCCCCAAAGATACTTTTACCCACCGCAGAACCAATAGCACCACCGACACCACTATAGGTCGCATTACGGTTAGAACCACCCTGGGTTTTACTGCCTACTGCTGCACCGGCACCACCACCGACAGCTGCACCGATACCGCCACCAACCTGATTCCCTACACCACCACCAACCGCACCACCAAGTGCAGCTGCGCCAATACGTTGCTCTCTTGGAGACATAGAATCACACCCTGCCAGCATAAAAGTCGACAGGGTTGCCATTGCCATCACGCTCATTAACTTTTTCATGAGATATGTCCTTTTGGCTATTTGTTACAGCATACGTCATGAGTGTGAAGTTAATATCCGCGTAATGTTACTTTTCCAAGTTTTAATGTTGAATGTTGTAATTTAATTTTAATTAAAATACCAAAAAATCGATTCGGCATGTGGAAGATCGATTGTTCGAAATCAGAAATCAGAAATCAGAAATCAGAAATCAGAAATCAGAAATCAGTTAAAGTATTCCCATCGATACATAACTTTATAAGAAAAATTTTAAATAACACAGCGGCTTTATTTAATATTATTTAAATGGGAAGGATCACGAGAATGAAAAAACGCCTTTGCTTGATATTTACATTGTTCTGTTACAATTCATCGGCCTATCCGGATTCTTCTGATACAAGCTTAATGAATAAAACCAAAGTCCTGAAAAATATTGCTTATGGGCCTCATGCTCAACAGGTCATGGATATCTATTTCCCCACCAAAGCTTTCCCAGATAAAACGCTGACACCGTTAATTGTGATGGTACATGGAGGAGCCTGGACCACTGGAGATAAAAATAATGCGGCTGTAGTCAAAAACAAAGTGGCATATTGGACCAAACAAAACTGGGTATTTATTTCCCTCAATTATCGATTGGTTCCTGAGGTCAGCGTACAACAACAAACCCAAGATATTGCAGAAGCACTTATTTATATCCAGAAACAGGCTGCAAATTGGCATGCTGATCCTAAACGTTTGGTTCTGATGGGACATTCAGCAGGTGCACACTTAGTCAGCCTACTCACTACACGCCCCCTCTGGCTGACATCGCAGCCTCAGCCCTGGCGTGCTACAGTGGCTTTAGACAGTGCTGCCTATAATGTCGAAATTATTATGCAAACTCGACATGCACGGTTTTATGATCAAGCCTTTGGTAATCAGCCATCAAACTGGAAAGCACTTTCTCCTATATCTCAAGTACACCAAACTTTACCGGCATTTCTCGCTGTTTGTTCCACAATTCGGCCAGACCAACCATGTATACAGGCACAGCAATTTATTCAGCAAGCACAAAAATCAGGAACCAAAACCCAGCTATTGCCTATTCCACTTTCACACAGAGAAATCAACCAGTCACTTGGGCAAAATAATACATATACCCAAGCGGTGAATTTATTTATACAAAGCCATTCCGCTACGGAGAAATGAGCTTATTTCAATCTCATTTAACCTAAAAATGATTTGAGCATACAAGATCTTATTTTTAAAAAACTTATTCCCTCTCTAAAATCCCCAATATGCTCTCAAAAACAGAGGCATAAAAAAAGACGCCCGAAGGCGTCTTTTTTGAGTCATTTAACGTCGAATTAGAATTCTTGGTTAAATGCTTGGCTTAATGCTTGGTCTACATCAGAGAAGTCATTAACCAGCGCATGTTCTGCAGCTTCTGCTTCTTGACGACGACGTTCCAAGTGGTACGCAAGACCAGTACCCGCTGGAATCAAGCGACCCACAACAACGTTTTCTTTCAAGCCACGTAGGTCATCTTCTTTACCTGTTACAGCCGCTTCAGTTAACACGCGTGTTGTTTCCTGGAACGATGCAGCAGAGATGAACGAGTCAGTAGAAAGCGATGCTTTGGTAATACCCATCAATTGACGTTCAAACTTCGCCGGGAACTTGTTCTGTGCAAGAACAGCTTGGTTCTCACTCATAACACGGATGTAATCCACTTGTTCGCCTTTGATGAAGCTTGTATCGCCACCGTCAGTAATGTCGACTTTACGCAACATTTGACGCACGATCACTTCGATGTGTTTATCGTTGATTTTTACACCTTGCAGACGGTATACGTCCTGAACTTCGTTCACGATGTAGTTGGTCAATGCCACTTCGCCTTTCAAGCGCAAGATGTCGTGTGGATTTTGCGGACCATCAGAAATGGTTTCACCACGGTTCACATGCTCGCCTTCGAACACGTTAATCGTACGCCACTTCGGAATAAGCTCTTCGTAAATCTCAGAGCCATCATCCGGAGTAATCACAAGACGGTTCTTGCCTTTAGTCTCTTTACCGAAGCTTACAACACCAGAAATTTCAGCAAGAATTGCATGCTCTTTCGGTTTACGTGCTTCGAACAAGTCAGCTACGCGTGGAAGACCACCGGTAATATCACGGGTACGTGAAGTTTCTTGTGGTACACGACCAATAACGTCACCGACACCAATCGTTTCGCCATCACGGACAGAAAGAATGGTATTTTGTGGCAAGAAGTAGAACTGTTCGCCACCATCAGTGGTATCCAATACAACCGCTGGACGCAAATCTTTACCTGACGCAGGACGTGAAGTCACTGGCAAGATTTCGATTGTAGTCATACCTGTTGCATCATCAGTTTTCGATGTCACAGTTACGCCATCAGCAATTTGGCTGAAACGTACTTTACCGGCAACTTCTGTAACCAATGGATGTGTATGTGGATCCCAAGTCGCTACGATACCGCCTGCTTCTACAGCTTCACCATCTTTCAACAAGATAGATGCACCGTAAGGAAGTTTATAGCGTTCGCGTTCACGACCTAAATCATCCGCAATACCGATCTCACCTGAACGTGAAGTCGATACCAAATGACCTTTGGCATGTTGTACTGTTTTCACGTTGTGGAAACGTACTGTACCTTTGTTACGAACTTGTACGCTGTTTGCAGCAGAAGTTCGGCTCGCAGCACCACCCACGTGGAACGTACGCATGGTTAACTGTGTACCTGGCTCACCAATTGATTGAGCAGCCATTACACCCACAGATTCACCTGGATTCACCAAGTGACCGCGAGCAAGGTCACGACCATAACACTTCGCACATACGCCAAATGTAGATTCACAGTTTACAACTGAACGTACTTTAACTTCATCGACACCTGCTTCTTCAAGGAAGGCAGCAATTTTTTCGTCAATCAACGTGTTACGTGGAAGAATGACTTCGTCAGAACCAGCACGTTTCACATCTTCAGCAACAACACGACCCAATACTCGAGCACCCAGATTCTCGATGACATCGCCACCTTGAATGAATGGCGTCATGACCAGACCGCCATAAGTAC from Acinetobacter sp. CS-2 includes the following:
- a CDS encoding lysozyme inhibitor LprI family protein; the protein is MKLFTLYGVVFFSFLSGSVYAASFNCDKAETSTEHAICEHRAINDADVKMATTYNIIKRLVPMGTRGVIQDEQVKWLQLRDQCGNSSRCLTEVYKMRQQKLNLYMERVYQQGPF
- a CDS encoding alpha/beta fold hydrolase → MQAQTQWVTTSDQQRLYVKTWGNEANPALVLVHGYPDNQEVWELVIQQLIQDFYVLSYDVRGAGKSSIPKRIRDYRLEQLSLDLESVVNTVLEDHPFHLAAHDWGSIQSWESVTEPKFRGRILSYSTISGPCLDHTAFWMRQQFKQNKPRFFKQLTKSWYIAVFQLPLLAPVIWTLFTPEKWDKVLQQLEQQKDLPLNSHIAADGKHGIGLYRANFIPRLTQPRQRFAVCPVQAIVLKRDNFVSPELIDEMPKWAENFQHVEIDANHWAILSQAELVAEYIKKFALKNN
- a CDS encoding PaaI family thioesterase; the protein is MSLFKKLQTIPAISKFLLNRYAPYRGAGIEIDKVDLANYHIRIKMPLTRKNQNVVGVHFGGSLYAMVDPLYMLILMHHLGSKYIVWDKSASIQFLSPGRGTVYADIRLDPTEIDQIKRLAENHAPVYRNYHVNIFDESGVRIAEVEKTIYIRRKKPKASHN
- a CDS encoding alpha/beta hydrolase; the encoded protein is MKKRLCLIFTLFCYNSSAYPDSSDTSLMNKTKVLKNIAYGPHAQQVMDIYFPTKAFPDKTLTPLIVMVHGGAWTTGDKNNAAVVKNKVAYWTKQNWVFISLNYRLVPEVSVQQQTQDIAEALIYIQKQAANWHADPKRLVLMGHSAGAHLVSLLTTRPLWLTSQPQPWRATVALDSAAYNVEIIMQTRHARFYDQAFGNQPSNWKALSPISQVHQTLPAFLAVCSTIRPDQPCIQAQQFIQQAQKSGTKTQLLPIPLSHREINQSLGQNNTYTQAVNLFIQSHSATEK
- a CDS encoding OmpW/AlkL family protein → MLKQVALIALMGMSASAMAGQWQVKVGGSVVAPTGDTSILGGAAKVEADDEYAFTPSVEYFFNDNISTELLLATPISHDVLLNGDNAVKIKQLPPTLTVKYNFKNSTGFTPYIGVGGTAFIAWDESERGPLTGTDVKVKEDFGFAGQVGLNFKPADAKNWGVFADVRYAKISPEVTVKAGGTTPTKFDLDIDPLVYTIGYSYKF
- a CDS encoding Na+/H+ antiporter family protein; this encodes MNAVVIAIAVMFILSLARVSVVLTLVISAIIGGLVAGLSLSDTVTAFNAGLGDGAEVALAYAVLGAFALALSKSGLPDLLAHKLIGLLGAEATHQKTRKVKYLLLSILLVAAIFSQNLIPVHIAFIPVLVPPLLKVMNHMNLDRRAAACVLTMGLVGTYIFLPVGFGSIFLEQILMGNINKIGAAYGLHVERWMMPMGMAIPVIGMLIGTLTAVFFSYRKPRHYIDRAVARVTTIDLDKPIRAGEVSLQADAEELKHEAEQAPVIAKKTIFMALLAISLTLVAQLYSGSMILGGLVGFAVLSAAGIFKWQEADDVFVQGMRMMALVGFIMISAAGFASVMTHTGDINSLVNGVVHLIGDNKALAAFLMLFIGLFVTIGIGSSFSSVPVLAVIYVPLCIQFGFSPLATVALIGTAAALGDAGSPASDSTLGPTAGLGVDGQHDHIWDTVVPTFIHFNIPLLVFGWIAAMVL
- the htpG gene encoding molecular chaperone HtpG yields the protein MSEQSAQKHSFQAEVAQLLHLVTHSLYSNPEIFLRELISNASDACDKLRFEGINHPEYYENDPDLHVRVSLDKENKTLTISDNGIGLTQQEAIDNLGTIAKSGTKDFMSKLSGDQKADAQLIGQFGVGFYSGFIVAEKITVESRHAAADVADGVRWISTGTGDFEVEQINKASRGTDIILHLRDNVLEYLESYKVKQIINKYSDHISLPIEMQKEIWQQEEVAEGEEAKPGQMVKTDEWEAINSASALWTRNKNEITDEQYTEFYKNLSHDFDAPLAWTHNRVEGSTEYTQLLYIPSKAASNLFTREAKAGIKLYVKRVFIMDEADNLIPNYLRFVQGVVDSADLPLNVSRELLQESRDVKTIREGNARRVLTMLDALAKSEDEKDQEKFKTFYAEFGSVIKEGLGEDFGNRERILKLLRFSTSSNDEISTSLADYKARMKEGQKAIYYVTAESLSAAKNSPQLELFKKKGIEVLLMADRVDEWAMEFIHEFDGTPMQNVSKGAVDLGDLQDAEEKKALEVAAEQFKPVVDKLSDSLKAKAQQVRVTTRLVDSPACLVTGEGELSPQLIRMLKQAGQAVPESKPILEINPEHPLVKKLEGSNQFDDLANVIFDQAVIAEGGLPDDPAAYVKRINSLLLK
- a CDS encoding DNA transfer protein p32, which gives rise to MKKLMSVMAMATLSTFMLAGCDSMSPREQRIGAAALGGAVGGGVGNQVGGGIGAAVGGGAGAAVGSKTQGGSNRNATYSGVGGAIGSAVGKSIFGGNAGAAIGGAIGGGAGAAIEEKKR